In the genome of Actinomycetota bacterium, the window GGGTATGGCGATGGCGAAATGGCCTTCGCCATCCGTGTGTGACCAGTCCACGAGTGCGTCTGAGTCATTGAGCACTTCAACAAGCGCGGAGACGATGGGCTGTCCATTCCCATCAACGACTCGACCGTGCCGTGTGATGTCGTGCGTACGACCCGAAGTCTTGGCTGCGCGGTCGTCCATCAGCACTACAGGTATATGCAGTTGCTGCTCGTCGGAGATCACGTGTGCATCGAAGAGTGACGTCTTCACCCTGATGGTCAGCGCCATGCCGGCAGCGATCAGAGCGATAAAGCCACCCAGGAGAAATGCGTCAATGAATGCACTGTCTGAGGGATAGATCTGCTCTCCGACTTCAATGGTGGATCCAGCAAGCAGCGCTGCCACTGCCGCACTTGAGAGCGCCGCGCCTGACGCTCGAGCAAGGGTGTTGATGCCGTTGGCAGCTGCTGTCTGGGTGATGGGTACTGCCGCCATCAGCAGTGTTGGCATCGCGCCGAAAGCGATCGCCATCCCGATTGACACCACAATCGAGGCCAGGATGATGATGAAGAGTGCTCCACCTAGTGGAATGCGGAGAAAGTATCCGATGGCCATCACCAGTGCACCGCAGCACAAAGTGATGCGCGCACCGAAATTCTTGGTTATTCGTGCCGACCATGGAGCGACAATTAATGACATCAGCGCTGCAGGCACCATGAGCAGGCCGGCGTGTGCCGCAGTCAGGCCAAAGGCATAGCCGGTACTGATAGGCAACTGCAGGAGTTGCAAGGTAGCCAGACTGTTGATGTAGATAGACGCGCCAATGAGAATTGCCGTGAGGTGGGTCATCAGGACGGGTCTGTTGAGTGTGGTCTTGATGTCGACCAGAGGATCCCTCACTCGCTGCTCCCACGGCACCCACACGATGAATAGCAGTGCCGAGCCACCGAAGGCTGTCAGGGTCGAAGAACTTGACCATCCCCAGGTTGTGCCCTTGGTAATGGCAAGCAAAAGGCAGAACAGGGCCGCTGAAAGCAGGAGCGCGCCGACCACGTCGAATGAGCCACCGGTGCGGACATCGGATTCCTGGATCACGATCGAGACTGCCACCAGTAGAGCGGCAGCAAGCACTGCAGAAAGCCAGAACACCGATTGCCAGCCAAAGGCAGCGAACATGACTCCGGCCATAGGAAGGCCAAAGGCACTACCGATGCCAAGAGTTGCGCTGAGCAATGCGACGGAGGAATTCAGGCGATCAGCGGGTAGTGCATCGCGCATCACGCTGATCCCGATGGCGATCACGGCGCTCGCAGTGCCTTGGAATGCTCGAGCAACGACGAGGGTCCACAGGTTTGTGCTCACCACCGCCAGAAGAGATCCGAAGAGCAACATGCTCAAGCTGGCGAGCATCATGCGCTTCTTGCCGTACATGTCAGCCAGTCGAGTCAACGATGGAGTCGCGATAGCGCCGGCCAGCAAAGTCGCGGTGACCAGCCACGATGCGTCACTGACGCTGACTCCAAGAATCCCGGGCAGATCAGTGAGCAGGGGAATCAGGATTGACTGCATCACCGACACTGTCGCGCCACCGATGCACAGGACTGCAACGATCACTGAGGGTGGCATCGGAGTCCTGCCCCGGTTCCTGAACTGGCTGGCCACTTCCACCTCCCCCACCTGAACGAGCGAACGGGTGAACAGTTGTTCACTATAGCAATCCGGAAGCATTTGGGCGCCTCATTCGAAGGGAATAGAGCCACCAGCGCAGAGGCTTGTGCTGACCCATAGGTCTCCCAGCGCGAAGTTGCGGAGTGAGATATGAACGACAGCCGAGCTGTGTGACCGAGTTGTGCCGGCAGTTGATAGCGCCTGTGTCGAGGAGACACAGGCAGTCAGGGCGAATCCGATGGAACGGTGATCGCGATCAGTCTGCACAGATGAGCAGGGCACATGTTCATGGCTCGCGGAGCTCGAGTTCATGGCTCGCGGAGCTCGAGCGGCAGCTGGAATGCAGGAGTGGACATTTCCTATTCCACGGGCACGCACGGATCCAAATTCACGACCTGCCAAGGGAGTCGACGGATAGCCTGAAGGCATGAAACTCGCTGTGCACTACCCGAATTTCAGTTTTCCCGGCGGTCCAGAGGCGATTGGACCAACGATCGCGGCTACCGCCCGTGCAGCCGAGGAAGGTGGATGCGCGCAGTTCACCGTCATGGACCACTGGTTCCAGATGGAAGCCCTGGGCGCGGTCCAGGATCCAATGCTGGAGGGTTACACGACTTTGGGCTTCTTGGCTGCTCACACTCAGAAGATGCGACTCGGACTGCTCGTCACCGGTGTGACGTATCGACCTCCGGGCCTGCTGGCCAAGACTCTTGCCACTTTGGATGTCCTGTCCGAGGGTCGCGCTGAACTCGGCATAGGAGCGGCTTGGTATGAGCGCGAGCACTTTGGTCTTGGGGTGCCGTTCCCGCCGATTTCAGAGCGTTTCGAGCGGCTGGAGGAAGCACTTCAGATCTGCCTGCAGATGTGGAGTGAGAGCGAGGGTCCCTACGTAGGCAAGTACTACCAACTAGCAGAAACCATTTGCCAGCCCATGCCTCTGCAGTCACCTCGTCCGTCGATTCTGATCGGCGGCGGCGGGGAGAAGAAAACTCTGCGCCTAGTGGCGAGATACGCCGATGCCTGCAATCTGTTTGCGACAGATCAGAGCGTTGTGCAGCACAAAATCAATGTGTTGGCGGAACACTGCGCTGCCGAAGGCCGAGACTTCAGCAGCGTTCACAAGACGATTACTTCAGGTTCACTGGGACCGCCGCAGGAGGCTGACTCCTTCATCGAACGCATGAAGCCGTATGCAGATATGGGCGTTGACCAGGTATGGGTCACGCCTGCGGGACCTAGACCCGCAGATTGGATTGCTCAGTTCGCCGACACAGTCGTCCCCAAATTGAGCGAACTCTAGATACGTGGTGTCGCCGGCTGTTTCGGTGAATCATCTTGCTGATCTGCTGTTGAGCACGGCTCGATCAAATCCCGCTGCCGTGGCAGTTCGAGTGCCCGGTGGACGTCAATGGACTCACGGCGATCTTGATGGCGCCTCTTCGCAGATCGCGCATGCGCTGGTCAATATGGGAATCAAGCCGGGAGATCGCGTTGCCGTGCAGATCCCGAAATCCACGGAGACGATTGCTTTGCATCTGGCATGCATCCGCGTGGGCGCTGTGTATGTGCCACTCAACAACGCGTACACCGCAACTGAAATCGTTGCCTTGCTCGATGATGCAGAGCCAGCGCTGTTCGTCCGCGAGGAACCCCTGAATCATTCAGTCAAGCTGTTGAGCATTGGCGAACTCATCGCCTTGGCATCACATTCGTCATCCGCGTTCGCCGATGTTCCAAGAGCTCCCAGCGACCCGGCCAGCATTTTGTACACCAGTGGCACCACGGGTCGGCCCAAGGGAGCAGTGCTGAGTCATGGGAATCTCGCGTTCAGCGCGCGGATCTTGGTAACCGAGTGGGGCTTCACGTCCAAGGATGTATTACTTCACATACTCCCGCTTTTTCATACGCACGGCTTGTATGTCGCTGTGCACACAGCCCTTGCAAGTGGCGCCTCCTTGATCCTTCACGAGGCATTTGATGTGACTCGCGTCCTGGCGGATCTGCCGCAAGCGACGACGATGATGGGCGTGCCCACGCATTACGTCCGCCTGCTTGCCGATCCCAGTTTCGACAAGGCTGTCACTTCGAATGTGCGGCTGTTCACGTCAGGCTCGGCACCGATGCTGGTCAGCACGCATCGGGAATTCACTGCGCGAACGGGTCAAGTCATTCTCGAGCGCTATGGCATGACCGAAACATGCATGCTCACATCCAACCCTTTGCTTGGCGTGCGAAAGCCGGGGACAGTCGGCCCTGCCCTGCCAGGAGTTGAGGTGCGTCTGACTGCAGAGGCACCGGGAAATATTGAGGTGCGCGGCCCGAACGTCTTTGACGGCTACTGGCGGCGTCCTGAGCTCAAGGCAACCGAGTTCACGGAAGATGGTTGGTTCAAGACTGGCGATCTTGGCTTTGTCGACGACGATGGATACATCGAGATTGTCGGCCGCTCCAAGGACCTCATTATTTCGGGTGGGCTCAATATTTATCCCAAGGAGATCGAACTGCTCCTGGACTCACTGCCGGGAATTGAGGAATCAGCAGTGATCGGAGTAGACGATTCGGATTTCGGCGAAGCAGTTGTTGCGGTTGTGGTGCTCGACGGAACAGTGGCTACCTCGCCAGAGTCGATCCGCCAGGCAGCACGCGAGCAGTTGGCCGGCTTCAAAGTTCCCAGGCGAGTCTTCATTGTCGACGCCTTGCCTCGAAATGCCATGGGCAAGGTTGAAAAGGCCAGACTCCGCGCCAGTTATGCCACTGCTTAGACCCTCCATCTGTCCTCATTGAGGCAGGACCACGTGATGCAAGACCGGCGCCATGTAGCACTGACCGGCTCCGTCCTTCTCGTTGGTCTCATTTTGTTGGCTTCGACTCAGGTCCACGCGGCGAGAATGCGATCGGTACCGTGACGCAGAACCCCCAAGCTGTGTTCTATGCCCCACACCGAACATCGGTGCTGGCTCCGATCAGTGGAACCGTCGCGATGGCGCCGCTGGGCTGCATCAGTACTCAGCCGATCGCCGGCTGACGCAGCATCGCCGAGCAACCGATGGGCGTTGTGCAGAACATTGATCCACGTGACGTCAATACAGGGACACGCCGAATCCTTGCTCGGATTGCTTGTGAAGTCTCTGGCACGTCATTGACTCGGCAGCAGGCTCGCCCCGAATAAGGTCGGAAGGAATCCGCACGCCTTCTACAGATCTTCGGGAGCCACGATGAAGCCTCGCATCGCCTACACCGCATTTGTTGGCTTGAGCCTGCTTGCTGTTGGAGCACTTGGCGCTTCTTCCGCCGCGAACGCAGCTCCGGCAGGCACGACCACAGTGATCAATTGCGCCGGCAAGGGCGAGGTAAAGCCGAGTTCTATCACCATCACTTGTGCGGATGCCAGCGTCTCGGTAATCAAGATCACCTGGTCCAGTTGGCGCCCAGATTCAGCAACGGGCAAGGGCGTGCTGTCATGGAACACCTGCCTGCCCAGCAACTGTGCGGCAGGGATCATCGAGTCATATCCCGTCACTGTGAAACTCAGTGGCCTCGCACATGCGCCCAAGAGTCTGGTCTTCTCCAAGATGACACTTGGTTTCCCGCAAGGTGGACCAGCGTCACTCGACAGTGGCACGTACATCTTGGACAACCCGACTCGCTGACCTTAGGCTGGACGAGAACACCATCTCATGCTGCTCCAGTCCCGGGCAGAGCCTCGCTTGTCGGAGGCGCTCTGCTTCGAAGGGACTTGCGCATGATGAGTGAAGAAAGTCGAGCGATTCTTGTGCAATCGCATATCGACAGTGAGACTCCGAGTGCG includes:
- a CDS encoding MFS transporter — its product is MPPSVIVAVLCIGGATVSVMQSILIPLLTDLPGILGVSVSDASWLVTATLLAGAIATPSLTRLADMYGKKRMMLASLSMLLFGSLLAVVSTNLWTLVVARAFQGTASAVIAIGISVMRDALPADRLNSSVALLSATLGIGSAFGLPMAGVMFAAFGWQSVFWLSAVLAAALLVAVSIVIQESDVRTGGSFDVVGALLLSAALFCLLLAITKGTTWGWSSSSTLTAFGGSALLFIVWVPWEQRVRDPLVDIKTTLNRPVLMTHLTAILIGASIYINSLATLQLLQLPISTGYAFGLTAAHAGLLMVPAALMSLIVAPWSARITKNFGARITLCCGALVMAIGYFLRIPLGGALFIIILASIVVSIGMAIAFGAMPTLLMAAVPITQTAAANGINTLARASGAALSSAAVAALLAGSTIEVGEQIYPSDSAFIDAFLLGGFIALIAAGMALTIRVKTSLFDAHVISDEQQLHIPVVLMDDRAAKTSGRTHDITRHGRVVDGNGQPIVSALVEVLNDSDALVDWSHTDGEGHFAIAIPEPGSYRTVVSAQGWDPASTIVDFTIADAGPEISLAPSADRTLG
- a CDS encoding LLM class F420-dependent oxidoreductase is translated as MKLAVHYPNFSFPGGPEAIGPTIAATARAAEEGGCAQFTVMDHWFQMEALGAVQDPMLEGYTTLGFLAAHTQKMRLGLLVTGVTYRPPGLLAKTLATLDVLSEGRAELGIGAAWYEREHFGLGVPFPPISERFERLEEALQICLQMWSESEGPYVGKYYQLAETICQPMPLQSPRPSILIGGGGEKKTLRLVARYADACNLFATDQSVVQHKINVLAEHCAAEGRDFSSVHKTITSGSLGPPQEADSFIERMKPYADMGVDQVWVTPAGPRPADWIAQFADTVVPKLSEL
- a CDS encoding AMP-binding protein, whose product is MVSPAVSVNHLADLLLSTARSNPAAVAVRVPGGRQWTHGDLDGASSQIAHALVNMGIKPGDRVAVQIPKSTETIALHLACIRVGAVYVPLNNAYTATEIVALLDDAEPALFVREEPLNHSVKLLSIGELIALASHSSSAFADVPRAPSDPASILYTSGTTGRPKGAVLSHGNLAFSARILVTEWGFTSKDVLLHILPLFHTHGLYVAVHTALASGASLILHEAFDVTRVLADLPQATTMMGVPTHYVRLLADPSFDKAVTSNVRLFTSGSAPMLVSTHREFTARTGQVILERYGMTETCMLTSNPLLGVRKPGTVGPALPGVEVRLTAEAPGNIEVRGPNVFDGYWRRPELKATEFTEDGWFKTGDLGFVDDDGYIEIVGRSKDLIISGGLNIYPKEIELLLDSLPGIEESAVIGVDDSDFGEAVVAVVVLDGTVATSPESIRQAAREQLAGFKVPRRVFIVDALPRNAMGKVEKARLRASYATA